Below is a window of Leishmania panamensis strain MHOM/PA/94/PSC-1 chromosome 30 sequence DNA.
AAGCCGGGTCACACAAGAGAATCGATGCCCATGGTGAAACTTAGACGAGTGAAAGGCAGGAGAGAGTggcagaaaaggaaagagagagccacaGGAGAGGATAGTCTCCATCAATGTCGTGCGTAGATTCCTCTTTCGTCGTCCTTCGCCCTTCCACCGTGTTAGTAACCCGGAGTGTGGTACTCGAGGATTATGTCGCTCTCAGAAGGCGGCGGTTGCACCCCAAGGCGTTGGTAATTGCTATCAAACTCGTCCAATGTAAGCAAGCGAGGTTGCCgtttctcctctgctgccttcaTAAACTCCAGTCCAACTTGATGGCCGTAAACGGAGACGGCAGGGCTATTCTTGGAGTAGAGAACAATCATCGGCAAGTTGCGACACGTCTGGTAGTGACAGTGCAACGCTGCTACAGCCGTATCGGCGTCATCGACGGTGCCGTATGTCACCTCCGCGTAGCGGTGTGGGCCTTCGCCGAAGAGTTCCACGTGGTGAACGGTACCGTACGCGGAGAAGAGCCGCTCTAGGTATTGCGCATTTGCGATGGATGATATGTTTGACACGAACAGAATAGCCTTGCGGTTCATTCTCGTCAAAGAacaggggaaagggaggttgttgatcttttttttttaatgCCCACTATTGACACACGTCTCTGCAtacgtgtgggtgggggtgtacTACGGTAATATtgcagagagagcgcgagtgATGTGTGCAGTCAACGTTCCGCCTACTGGTGATCGCCGTGGGTA
It encodes the following:
- a CDS encoding hypothetical protein (TriTrypDB/GeneDB-style sysID: LpmP.30.3140), with product MNRKAILFVSNISSIANAQYLERLFSAYGTVHHVELFGEGPHRYAEVTYGTVDDADTAVAALHCHYQTCRNLPMIVLYSKNSPAVSVYGHQVGLEFMKAAEEKRQPRLLTLDEFDSNYQRLGVQPPPSESDIILEYHTPGY